The window CTCCTGCTCCAGAGGAGAATCAGGTCATACTGTGCTGTGGTGTTCTTGCCTTCTGTGTCACTCACAGAGCCCAACTGTTCTTTccctgttgttttctttcagatttcagtaATGTGATCAGTAAGAGCGATATCAAGGCATTAGCTGAGGCTGATGAACAGGAAGTTGTGGCAGAAATTCAGGTGAATTTTGAATCTTTTAAGTAGATTTCTTAATCCACGAACACTAGGAGGTGAATATACAAGCTAGCAAATACACATGTGGCAATGGGAGGACTCTGGAGGTCTTGAACAGTATGCAGCAACGCTGCAGAAAGCCCACGTGCTCCATTTCTCTCTGCCCTCCAGTTGCTGGAACTACTGCTGGTACTGCTGGCATCTACATTTCACAAGGCTGCTACGTGTTGTCTGTGGCATCAGCAAAGAGCTGTGTACATGAAAAGTACAACAGGAACTGTCAGTGGAGTTGTCAGCAGAAGTGTAAAGATTATGAGTATGTAGGCATGGAGGAAGGAGGAATGATCAGTTAGTGAGTGCAGCGCTTAGGATTTTGATGTTGCCAATACACATGCTCTTGTAGGCTGAATAGGGGTTGGCAGGGCATTAACTGTGTTTGCTTTCACTTGTTGGCAGGAGTTCTATGGAGATTACATTGCAGTGAATCCGCACGTTTTTTCTCTCAACCTCTTGGGCTGCTGCCAGGTATGAAAAAAGCTAATGCTCCTCCAGGGCTCCAGGGCCTTGTTTTATGGTTATGCTGTGGCCCAGTGGCCACAGCAAAGCGGGTGCAGTGGCAGTAGTTGCTCAGCAGGCAGAGTGCTGCGTCCAGCCCAGAACAGTAGTTGGTTGTTAGCAGGAATTGGCAGTCTGGGTTGTGGCCATTGGTGTACCTGTTCCTTTAGTCAAAAATTTAGTCAAAATATAGTTGGAGGGAAATGCAGCTGTATGGGACGAGGGGTTTGGGGATGGCGGATCCATCTGTAATGCAGCCTTTCCTTCTAGGGTCGCAGCTGGGATCCAGCCCAGCTGTCCAGAACAACTCAAGGGCTGactgctctgcttctgtccCTGAAGAAATGCCCCATGATTCGGTACCAACTCTCTTCTGAGCCAGCAAAGAGGCTTGCTGAATGTGTGAAGGTGCGGTGAGCAGTGTTAAGTGAGTTTGGCACCgttgtttaatttttgtttaagGTTTTTTCGTAATGTTCTTTAGCCAGTTCTTGTAAAGTCTTGCATTTACACGTTACGTGGCTTCCGGCAGGTCACATCCCCTTGTTTCTGGCTCCCCCCAGCCTATAAAAGAAGTGAAGGCCCTTATTTCTCACGAGTCCCATTAACTGCAATGCATTACCTCATACCTCTTGGGAGCAGGTGTTGTTTTCTCAATAGGAGTGTAGACTAAGATAGCAGTGCAGCTTGTTTTCctccagcttttcattttttactaaTCTGTTACAAAAGTAAGAGGGAACTTTTTCCAGGTATACGTATAGCcaagtgtgtttttttcttccttttctcaacAGCAAGTAATCACTAAAGAGTATGAGCTGTTTGACTTTCGTCGCACTGAGGTTCCTCCTTTGCTCCTTATTCTGGACCGCTCAGACGATGCCATCACCCCACTTCTGAACCAGGTGAATCACCTCAGTTGTCCAAGGGGCTGAGATAGGAGCGTGAGTTCTGGAAGTGCACAGAACCTCGTGGCAGTAGCTCACAACCTGACAGGGCATGGTTTGTATTTAAGGCTAAGAAGTATTGCCCCTGTTCTTTTTGAAATCCTTCTTTTGTCTTGTGGCTCAACGTTCGGTCTGTTGAGCGTGGATTGTGCATGTTGGCTTCAGAGGCAGAGGTGGCCAAAAATCAGATCGTGTACACTTCCATAAGACACACTTTACATTTAGAGTCCTGATGTCTCAGCAGTGTTATTTTAAACAGTGTATTTGTGCAGGCCGCTTGGTAGTACATGAACATACTTACAGAGTGACCTTGTTCTGgtgtatttctctctctttgttaTTGATGGGTGGcagtatttttctgtgatttgttcCTTTGCTGCATTgtagctgtgctgcagaaccTGGCGTCGGTCTGTTTCTCTGTGGGATATGCTCAGATCTTGAGTCACTCTGGGCTACCTCAGTTGCAGGCAGCGCTTCAGGAAAGTGATGGTGTTGGAGCTGGTGGTGATCCTTGTGCACTGGAGCAATCTGATAGTCAGCAGCCAAGCTCACATCTGGTTTGTAGAGTTGAGGACAGCGCTCAGCATGGGGCACCAAAAGCGTTATCTGCTGCATGGAGATGTTCTGTGCAGAAGAGAGAGTCAAGTGAATGTAAATGCAGTGTCAGGCATGTCAGCACTCTGATcagctttcagttttctctctaAATTAAAATTAGTCTTCCCAGGATAAATATAGTAAGTCACTGATGTACAGGAACACACTCTCCAATTGCTGTGTAAGAAGTGCAGGAGCGTGTAGGAAATTATAGTTTGTAACTGCGGAACCTCTGCagccaaaaatacacgttcATTCAcaggaggagaagggggagaTAATGGTGGCAAATAGAGCTGCTGGAACAGGAATATTAATCCCAATTGTTGTGCTTTCAGAGTCATTGCCTTTGAATATACCTGCAGTAAGCACCCTCGGATGGGGGTGGTTTTCCTATATATTCGCAGCATCACTTCTCACAGTGAGATGCCTGTGTGATGGTAACAGAATTCATTTCTGATTGTAATCTTCTGACAAAAGTTTGGGGAGCAGACACTTTGAATCTGCTCTGCTACTAGAGGAATGGAAAGTGACCTTGTTTGAGTTCAGCCTGAAATCTTTTTCAGTGCAATGTGATACCGTACTGAAGTCAATActtgcctttctctttccccatctGTGTCAGTGGACGTACCAGGCTATGGTTCATGAATTGCTGGGGATCAACAACAACCGCGTTGACCTCTCACGTGTACCAGGCATCAGTAAGGATCTCCGAGAGGTGGTCCTGTCTGCTGAGAACGACGAGTTCTATGCCAACGTAGGTGGCTGTGTCTTATGGTAATGTAGGGTGAAAGTCGCTGTGTCACGCAAACATCATCTGATGTATAATAATGCAGCTTTTTGatagttttaaatgaaatctggACCAATCACAAAGCTGCTTGGTCAAGTTTGGGTGTCAGATAGATGAGATGGTCTGCAGTGGTACTTAAGTGTTTTGGGTTCAGAGTGTCTGTGTGTTTTAGCTGTATCAGGACTCGTGTTCAAATGGTTTTCTCTCAGATCCCTTCCTTGTTCCACGCAGAACATGTACCTGAACTTTGCAGAGATTGGCAGTAACATCAAGAATCTTATGGAGGATTTCCAGAAGAGGAAACCtaaggagcagcagaagctggAATCCATAGCAGATATGAAGGTACAGACAGGACTTGTTAAAGCCCATCTGTTGCAGGGTAGTGCAGGTCACTGCTGACTGTACGCCGGCAGTCTGCATTCAGTTCAGACTTCTGCAGTGAGTGATTTGTGGGGGTAGGAACCGCTGTCCTGTGTTcagcacagtatttttttaCTGGGGGCCAGACCCTGTGGTAGGCcattctgcactgctgcagcacagcctgcaagcCTGCTCGCTCTGACTGCTCCCTGAGCTGCAGTTTAGAGCCCCCTGGAATCCAGAAGCCTCACAATTGAATTGATAAGCTCTAGATCAGGTACTTGGCTTAACCCAGTGTGGCTGTGCGGACTTTTATTTGAGCTGGGTCACTTGGCAGCTGCCCACAGCGGGGGCTGCTAATTTAGTCGCTGCTGAAGATTTAAAGAATCCTGGCAATGCCTCTGGAGTTACTTTAtgtgttcttttattttgagTGTAAACAAAAAGTAGAACCGAAAATCTCCTCGTAACTGGAGAAATCTTTCAGTCTTTTACTGGATTTGAGGTGCCTGACCATTCATGTACCTGCAGTGGTCTTGCTTATTGGTGGATATGTGCAAGCCAGTGATAAATTGTATAAACTACGTCTTGCTGTCTGTTGCTTTCATTCTGAAGAATGTGTCGCTCTGGTTTCCCCCTCGCAGGCATTTGTGGAGAACTACCCACAGTTCAAGAAGATGTCAGGCACAGTGTCAAAGCACGTGACGGTGGTAGGAGAGCTCTCTCGACTGGTTGGTGAGCGCAACCTGCTGGAGGTGTCTGAGGTGGAGCAGGAGCTGGCCTGCCACAATGACCATTCCAGCGCCCTCCAGGTACCTTGGGCTCAGAACCTAGCTGTGGTCCTTTGAATTTGGATGGTTTGCTCCTGACAGTCTGCTGCTGATGGAAGTTTGATACAGAAAATCAGTAAGAGTTTTGCGTGCAGATGTCCTACAGGGTAGGGATGTAAGATGTTAGGATTACTCTTCTCCTACCTGTTCAGTTCAGATGGGGATGAATCATAGTTAATAACTGGCTTGAGAAGCATCTTTGCAAATTCTATGTTTCACAGTACAACATTCCTTCATTATATGTAGTTGGTTGGGACCTGGCAAGCTGCCTGCATAGGCACCAGTAAAACAAAACTTGGACTCTTATGCAGAAGCTTCTTGTATTTgttgggaaggagaagaaatggaatCCATAACTAAACCAGAGGTgatggtttttatttctttctttaaaaatataaaacagtgaaaagcCTTTTAGATATAAAAGATTTCTTTGGTAGAGAGGACTGAAAAAGCCAACAAGAGACTTCTGTTATAGCTGGGTATAGACTGAAGTTTTGACCCCATGCTGGCTTGTTGGATTCCATGACCTGACCTAATATCTGACAGTATGTCAATAATGATGAATTGCGGCTGCTGACTACTGAGAGAAAATAGCAGTATTGTTAAGAGTGACTGTATTATAGAAGAGTTCAACCACCGACTCAGAAAGcgaatcttttgttttttttacagctgGGATAGAAGTCACACCATATAACGGACTTATTTACACTttgattagaaaataaaaagaagaattttcaaCAGATTTGAAGGACAAGTTTTCTTTACCTCTGTTAGTCTGTTCTCCAAGTGGGTGGCTAAGTGATAACATCAGCTCTTCGAGCACTGTCGTCTATTACCAGATCCTGAGCTGATGTATATCAGCATAGACTTGAAGTCATCACAGCTATATAGATCTGTGAGCATATAGATGTGATTTGATAGCTTATATTTGGTAGAATTTTGATGACCA of the Gallus gallus isolate bGalGal1 chromosome 25, bGalGal1.mat.broiler.GRCg7b, whole genome shotgun sequence genome contains:
- the VPS45 gene encoding vacuolar protein sorting-associated protein 45 isoform X2; the protein is MNAVLAVKQYVSKMIEDSGPGMKVLLMDRETPGAVSMVYTQSEILQKEVYLFERIDSPGREPMKHLKAVCFLRPTKENVDYLIQELRRPKYSIYYIYFSNVISKSDIKALAEADEQEVVAEIQEFYGDYIAVNPHVFSLNLLGCCQGRSWDPAQLSRTTQGLTALLLSLKKCPMIRYQLSSEPAKRLAECVKQVITKEYELFDFRRTEVPPLLLILDRSDDAITPLLNQWTYQAMVHELLGINNNRVDLSRVPGISKDLREVVLSAENDEFYANNMYLNFAEIGSNIKNLMEDFQKRKPKEQQKLESIADMKAFVENYPQFKKMSGTVSKHVTVVGELSRLVGERNLLEVSEVEQELACHNDHSSALQNVRRLLQNPKVTELDAARLVMLYALHYERHSSNSLPGLMADLKNRGVSERYRKLVSAVVEYGGKRVRGSDLFSPKDAVAITKQFLKGLKGVENVYTQHQPLLQETLDQLIKGKLKDSQYPYLGPNTLRDR
- the VPS45 gene encoding vacuolar protein sorting-associated protein 45 (The RefSeq protein has 1 substitution compared to this genomic sequence), which translates into the protein MIQYQLSSEPAKRLAECVKQVITKEYELFDFRRTEVPPLLLILDRSDDAITPLLNQWTYQAMVHELLGINNNRVDLSRVPGISKDLREVVLSAENDEFYANNMYLNFAEIGSNIKNLMEDFQKRKPKEQQKLESIADMKAFVENYPQFKKMSGTVSKHVTVVGELSRLVGERNLLEVSEVEQELACHNDHSSALQNVRRLLQNPKVTELDAARLVMLYALHYERHSSNSLPGLMADLKNRGVSERYRKLVSAVVEYGGKRVRGSDLFSPKDAVAITKQFLKGLKGVENVYTQHQPLLQETLDQLIKGKLKDSQYPYLGPNTLRDRPQDIIVFIIGGATYEEALTVYNLNRTNPGVRVVLGGTTIHNTRRKQSCAVSV